One Amaranthus tricolor cultivar Red isolate AtriRed21 chromosome 1, ASM2621246v1, whole genome shotgun sequence DNA window includes the following coding sequences:
- the LOC130805699 gene encoding protein VASCULATURE COMPLEXITY AND CONNECTIVITY-like isoform X2 codes for MASLGGFFVCLLVIGLDIAAGMCGIEAEIAQNKVKHLRMWIFECRNPSHEAYLLGLGAAGLLLLAHIIVNVVAASMCLCSQQPHHKASSNTQLTTACLLFSCYVLLSFSSRGTPLVALSFMGMSCRRPSLPRPCP; via the exons atggCGTCATTGGGTGGCTTCTTTGTGTGTCTGTTGGTTATCGGTTTGGATATTGCGGCTGGAATGTGTGGTATTGAAGCAGAGATTGCTCAAAATAAG GTTAAACATTTAAGGATGTGGATATTTGAGTGTAGAAACCCAAGTCATGAAGCGTACTTGTTAGGGTTGGGTGCGGCAGGATTATTGTTATTGGCTCACATTATAGTCAATGTAGTGGCTGCTTCTATGTGTCTTTGCTCCCAACAACCACATCACAAGGCGTCCTCCAACACCCAATTAACCACCGCTTGCCTTCTCTTCTCCTG CTACGTCttattatctttctcgagccgggggactcctttggttgcgctctcctttatgggtatgagttgccgccgtccttctcTTCCCAGAccttgtccatag
- the LOC130805699 gene encoding protein VASCULATURE COMPLEXITY AND CONNECTIVITY-like isoform X1, protein MASLGGFFVCLLVIGLDIAAGMCGIEAEIAQNKVKHLRMWIFECRNPSHEAYLLGLGAAGLLLLAHIIVNVVAASMCLCSQQPHHKASSNTQLTTACLLFSWLILVVGISMLGIGILANQKAKASCGVTHHHMLSIGGILCFVHALFSIAFYVSATSHTN, encoded by the exons atggCGTCATTGGGTGGCTTCTTTGTGTGTCTGTTGGTTATCGGTTTGGATATTGCGGCTGGAATGTGTGGTATTGAAGCAGAGATTGCTCAAAATAAG GTTAAACATTTAAGGATGTGGATATTTGAGTGTAGAAACCCAAGTCATGAAGCGTACTTGTTAGGGTTGGGTGCGGCAGGATTATTGTTATTGGCTCACATTATAGTCAATGTAGTGGCTGCTTCTATGTGTCTTTGCTCCCAACAACCACATCACAAGGCGTCCTCCAACACCCAATTAACCACCGCTTGCCTTCTCTTCTCCTG GCTTATATTAGTGGTAGGAATATCGATGCTGGGAATCGGAATACTCGCAAATCAGAAAGCAAAGGCGTCATGTGGCGTTACTCACCATCACATGCTATCGATCGGTGGCATATTATGTTTTGTACATGCTTTATTTTCTATTGCTTTTTATGTTTCAGCCACTTCCCATACAAATTAG
- the LOC130805695 gene encoding formin-like protein 5, which produces MKILNWILYFAFILFFTSSFLEDKHYTFGSGVESSSLDIKRQWAEYMQRICPKELAEMKKEFGEDLYLSLKIFKTDIGLSEVWLQRGTDEPSTILQSMPQELILGCFRKNYHLFPSVPRRYLADKSPKASSSFASSPSTDIFDDPIILPPDLLYKPPTLPAPTEDSTTSGNEQHNKDLNNIITIASSVAGAVVIFALLLFCCLMSGHNRYADTQKDDKPLLTLSSSEFFAGSSTSSDVKGGGGNEGLNDSVLKHEGHGTSLGVISEHGPGVAGNGGGFSEKLTPEKPDTLPPAASPPPTPKPPPPPKPVRPPPPLPKKGGGLGLHNRRKSASGEGSDLSGDPDGQRTKLKPFFWDKVVGKPDHSMVWDEIRAGSFQFNEEMIESLFGYNPDDKRGGNRGSKLKDGSQPQFIEIIDAKKSQNLAILLKALNLTTEEVRDALLEGNELPAELLQTLLRMAPTQEEVLKLQLFNGDISELGPSEKFLKALVNIPFAFKRMESLMFMMTFKEEVTGIKESFITLEIACDELKKSRLFLKILEAVLKTGNRMNDGTYRGGAQAFKLDTLLKLADVKGKDGKTTLLHFVVQEIIRTEGMKTLRAAQENCSISSMKSDDFVEDPTYDSTEHYQCLGLQVVSGISSELGNVKKAALVDGDGLKSSVSRLGQSLTKIKKFLENEMENPEGDSGFYEALVSFVEHSEGEATWLVEEEQRISGLVRKTADYFHGNAGREEGLRLFIVVREFLVLLDKICAETKQSYAKREKSTGKESSLKRASLDQNSSIQDMRQKLFPAIADRRVVDSSSDSDD; this is translated from the exons ATGAAAATACTCAATTGGATCCTTTATTTtgcgtttattttgttttttacgtCTAGTTTCTTAGAAGACAAACATTATACTTTTGGTTCCGGAGTTGAATCTTCTTCGTTGGACATCAAAAGACAATGG GCAGAGTACATGCAACGGATTTGTCCCAAAGAATTGGCAGAAATGAAAAAAGAATTCGGAGAAGACTTGTATTTGTCATTGAAGATTTTCAAAACTGATATTGGATTGAGTGAAGTATGGTTACAAAGAGGAACTGATGAACCCTCGACTATCCTGCAATCTATGCCACAAGAGCTTATTTTGGGATGCTTCAGAAAGAATTACCATCTATTTCCTAGTGTCCCTAGAAGGTACCTGGCTGACAAGTCTCCTAAAG CGTCTTCCAGCTTTGCTTCCAGTCCGTCAACAGATATATTTGATGACCCGATTATACTACCACCTGATTTGCTTTATAAACCACCTACTCTACCTGCCCCTACGGAGGATTCCACAACTTCAGGGAACGAACAACATAACAAAGACTTGAACAATATTATAACTATTGCTTCATCAGTAGCAGGAGCAGTTGTTATCTTTGCATTACTGTTGTTTTGTTGTCTGATGAGCGGTCATAATCGCTATGCGGATACACAGAAAGATGACAAACCCCTACTCACATTGAGCTCTAGTGAATTCTTTGCTG GCTCCTCAACAAGTTCTGACGTAAAGGGTGGTGGTGGAAATGAAGGTCTCAATGACTCGGTTTTGAAACATGAGGGACATGGTACTTCACTTGGTGTTATATCAGAACATGGCCCTGGTGTAGCTGGAAACGGTGGGGGGTTTTCTGAGAAATTGACGCCTGAAAAACCAGATACTCTCCCACCAGCTGCATCACCGCCTCCAACACCTAAGCCTCCACCACCTCCAAAACCCGTCCGACCACCACCACCTTTGCCAAAGAAAGGAGGTGGCCTAGGCCTACATAATCGACGAAAGTCAGCTTCTGGTGAAGGTAGTGATCTTTCTGGAGACCCGGATGGCCAAAGAACAAAGTTAAAGCCATTCTTCTGGGATAAAGTTGTTGGTAAACCTGACCATTCGATGGTGTGGGATGAAATTCGAGCAGGATCATTCCA GTTCAATGAAGAGATGATAGAATCTCTGTTTGGATATAATCCGGATGACAAAAGGGGTGGTAATCGTGGGAGCAAGTTAAAAGATGGTTCTCAACCACAATTTATAGAGATAATTGATGCTAAGAAGTCTCAAAACTTGGCTATTCTTCTAAAGGCACTTAATCTAACCACTGAAGAAGTTCGTGATGCACTTTTAGAAG GTAATGAACTTCCAGCAGAGTTATTGCAGACATTGCTGAGAATGGCTCCTACACAAGAAGAAGTGCTAAAGCTTCAATTATTCAATGGTGATATTTCTGAACTTGGACCGTCAGAGAAATTCCTGAAAGCATTGGTAAATATCCCATTTGCTTTTAAAAGAATGGAGTCACTAATGTTCATGATGACATTCAAGGAAGAGGTCACTGGAATCAAGGAGTCTTTCATTACTTTGGAG ATAGCCTGTGATGAACTCAAGAAAAGCAGATTATTCCTTAAGATTTTGGAAGCAGTTCTCAAAACTGGCAACCGTATGAATGATGGCACCTATCGTGGAGGTGCGCAGGCATTCAAACTcgatacccttttgaaacttgCAGATGTGAAGGGAAAAGATGGAAAGACCACATTATTGCATTTTGTTGTCCAGGAGATTATTCGTACAGAAGGCATGAAAACTTTGCGTGCTGCACAAGAAAATTGTAGCATATCTAGCATGAAAAGTGACGATTTTGTGGAAGATCCAACATATGATTCAACCGAACACTATCAGTGTCTTGGCCTTCAAGTGGTGTCAGGCATAAGTAGTGAACTTGGAAATGTCAAAAAGGCAGCACTTGTTGATGGCGACGGTCTGAAATCCTCTGTGTCGAGGCTTGGCCAATCTTTAACGAAAATTAAAAAGTTCTTAGAGAATGAGATGGAAAATCCCGAAGGAGATTCTGGGTTCTATGAAGCTCTTGTAAGTTTTGTAGAACATTCAGAAGGTGAGGCAACCTGGTTGGTCGAAGAAGAACAAAGGATATCAGGTTTGGTGAGAAAAACCGCAGACTATTTCCATGGAAATGCCGGAAGGGAAGAAGGGTTGcgtttgttcattgttgtgcGCGAATTTCTTGTTTTGCTGGATAAAATTTGTGCAGAAACAAAACAATCGTACGCAAAGAGAGAAAAAAGCACTGGGAAGGAATCGTCCCTTAAAAGGGCTTCGTTAGATCAGAATTCATCGATACAGGACATGCGCCAAAAATTATTTCCTGCGATTGCAGACAGACGTGTGGTCGACTCCAGTTCCGATTCAGATGACTGA